The [Clostridium] scindens ATCC 35704 nucleotide sequence AAGGGACTGGAATTCCCGGTTACCTTTATCTATGGGGCAAGGAAGGGGCTGATTCCCCTGGAAAGTGAAAAAGGGACAACGGATCTGGAAGAGGAACGCAGGCTTCTGTATGTAGGCATGACAAGGGCGATGGAGGAATTGATTCTAACGACGTCAAAAGAGGCATCCGGTTTTCTGGAAGGGATGCCGCCAGAACTGATGGAGAGAGAAACGGCACACAAAAGGAGGGTAGAACAGTGCCATCAGATGAGTTTGTTTGAACTGTAAATGTAACGACTTGGACTATGTTTCACACAGAGAATGGAGGAATTCGTATGAGTGAAGAACAGGTAAAAAGGATGCATGATGGCAAAGGATTCATAGCGGCTCTGGACCAGAGCGGCGGCAGCACGCCAAAGGCCCTTAAAAATTACGGGATCGGCGAAGAACGGTATCAGTCGGAAGAAGAGATGTTTGACATGATCCATCAGAAGCGTACAAGGATTATCTGATTGAAAAGGGCATTCTTCCGATTCTGAAGGTCGATAAAGGACTTGCCGCCGAGGTGGACGGGGTGCGCCTTATGAAGCCAATCAATGGACTGGATGCTCTCCTTGAGCGGGCAAAGGAGCGCCATATATTCGGAACGAAGATGCGTTCCGTCATCAGCAGTTATAATGAGAAGGGAATCCATGAGATTGTCAAGCAGCAGTTCGCCTACGGCATCCAGATAGCAAAGGCGGGATTCGTGCCGATTCTGGAGCCGGAGGTAGACATCCACAGCCAGGAGAAGGGGAAGATCGAGTCGTTCCTGAAAGCAGAGATAGATAGGTATCTGGCCGATCTGGATGATGGCATCCGGATCATGTTCAAACTGACCATTCCCGATGAAGCCGGCCTGTACGACAGCATTGCCTCAGACACCCATGTAGTCCGGGTGGTCGCGCTTTCCGGCGGGTACAGCCGTGAGGAAGCCAATGAGAAGCTTGCGCAGAATCACCATATGATTGCCAGTTTCTCCAGAGCACTGACGGAGGGACTTACTGACTCCCAGACGGATGACGAGTTCAACGAGATGCTGAGGGAATCTATCCAGGCAATCTATGATGCTTCCATGGCATAGGAAAAGCATCTTGCAAGGACAAGGCCTGTATAGTATAATTAACGAAGGAACAACAGGGGTGCTCGCGTAAGCGGGCTGAGAGTAAGCTGTATCGCTTTAACCCATAACCTGATTTGGATAATGCCAACGTAGGGAGATATAGAAGTAAAGTGTAGGATTTTACTGCTGTAATGCTATCTGCGTTACAGCAGTTTTTAGTTTAAAGAATTCCTGCAGAATCTCTTCTGCCAGCATTCATCCATCTGTCATTCAAGAACAAAACGAAAGGGTGGTAAAAGAATGAGAAACTATGCAACACAGATGGAGGCGGCACGAAAAGGAATCGTGACCAAGGAACTGGAGACGGTAGCGAAAAAGGAGCGGATGACGGTGGAGGAACTGATGACTCTGGTAGCGTCCGGGAAAGTGGCAATCTGCGCCAACAAGAATCACGCATGTATCGACCCGGAGGGCGTAGGTTCCATGCTGAAGACCAAAATCAATGTGAACCTGGGCGTTTCCAGAGACTGCAAGGACTACAATGTGGAGATGGAGAAGGTCATGGAGGCAGTCAACATGGGAGCCCATGCGATTATGGACCTGTCTTCCCATGGGGATACGGTACCGTTCAGGCGCAAGCTTACTCATGAGTGTCCGGCTATGATTGGCACGGTACCGGTGTATGATTCCGTCATCCATTACCAGAGGGATCTGGACACACTGACTGCCAGGGATTTTATAGACGTGATCCGGCTGCACGCGCAAGACGGCGTGGATTTTGTGACTTTGCACTGCGGAATCACCAGGAAGACCATCGAGCAGGTGAAGAAGCATAAGCGTAAGATGAACATCGTATCCCGAGGCGGCTCCCTTGTATTTGCGTGGATGTGCATGACCGGGGAAGAGAATCCGTTCTATGAGTATTATGATGAGATCCTGGATATCTGCCGTGAATACGATGTGACCATATCCCTGGGAGACGCCTGCAGGCCCGGATGCCTTGCAGACGCTACGGATGTGTGCCAGATCGAGGAACTGGTGCGGCTGGGAGAACTGACGAAACGCGCGTGGGAAAAGGATGTCCAGGTCATGGTGGAAGGGCCGGGACATATGCCCATGGATCAGATTGCCGCGAATATGAAGGTACAGCAGTCTATCTGCCAGGGCGCCCCCTTCTATGTGCTGGGACCTCTGGTTACGGACATTGCGCCGGGCTATGACCATATCACTTCCGCGATCGGGGGAGCCATCGCCGCCGCTTCCGGCGCTGCATTCCTGTGCTACGTAACGCCGGCGGAGCACCTGGCCCTTCCGAATGTAGAGGATGTAAAGCAGGGGATCATTGCCTCCAAGATTGCGGCCCATGCGGCAGATATCGCAAAAGGCGTACGGGGCGCAAGAGAAATCGATGACCAGATGGCGGACGCGAGAAAAGCTCTTGACTGGGAGGCGCAGTGGGCCTGCTCCATTGACCCGGAGACGGCCAAAAGAATCCGGGAAGAGCGCAAGCCGGAGCACGAGGATACCTGTTCTATGTGCGGAAAGTTCTGTGCGGTGCGCAGCATGAATAAGGCGCTGGCAGGAGAACATATAGACATTTTGTAAGATATATGGATTCTGCCAAGGGGGACATGTGGTAAATGACTGTTCATTCGGGAGTGAAGATGTTATACTAAGGACTATAATCCACGGGAAAAATATCGTCATTAGAGCAGGAGGTATCATATGGGAGAATTATCAAAACTGCCGAATATCGGGCCCAAGGTAGAGGAACAGCTTCAGGAAGTAGGAATCACGACTTATGAGCAGTTGAAAGAGATGGGGAGCCAGCAGGCGTGGCTTAAGATCAAGGCGATTGATGATTCCGCCTGCATGCACCGCCTGCTCGCGCTGGAAGGCGCAATTCAAGGCATCAGAAAAAGCGAATTGTCTGTAGAGAAGAGAGCGGAACTAAAGGAGTTCTATAATGCCGCCAACTTGACGTTCCGATCGAAAAAAGATAGTATGTAATCAGCAAAGATAAAAACACAACGTATGCTTATGCATACAGTCCGGTTGGTAGTCCGGGCGCGGCACTGTGCTATTTGCGCGGGCTGTCAGTAACCTTCCTCCTTAGGTCGTCCATTCTTTTGCTTATGTTTTCATTAAGGAGGAAAAGAACATGGACAAAGTATTGGTAACACTGACGGTATTTTTTGAAGATCCTTTTTGGGTCGGCGTGGTGGAGAGGATCGCAGAAGGAAGTCTTTCGGCTTCGAAGATTACATTCGGAGCAGAGCCGAAGGATTATGAGGTCTGGGATATCCTGCTACGCGGTTATGACAGGTTACGCTTTAGTCCGGCTGTTGAAACGGCTGTAAAAGAGGCGAAAGTGAATCCAAAGCGCAGGCAGAAAGAGGCCCGCAGGCAGACGGAGGCCGCCGGGATCGGAACAAAATCCCAGCAGGCGCTGAAATTACAGCTGGAAGAGAGGAAGACGGAGCGTAAAAGCAGAAGCCGGGAGAAAAGAGAGGCGGAGCAGCTGCGCAAGTTTGAATTGAGGCAGCAGAAGAAAAAGGAGAAGCACAGGGGCCACTAGGCTCCCGTGCTTTTGCTGGTCAGAAGTACCAAAGGAGACGAAAAATGCTCATTATCATATCACCGGCAAAGAAAATGAATGTCAATACAGATGTATTCCCCTGCCAGGAACTCCCGGCTTTCCTTGACAAGACCCAGGAATTGTTAGATTATATGCAGTCATTGGATTATAGTCAATGCAAGACGATCTGGAAATGCAATGACAAGATCGCGGAACTGAATTACCGGCGTTTTAGCAAGATGGATTTGGAAAAATCGTTGACGCCAGCCATCCTGTCTTACGAAGGCATCCAGTATCAGTATATGGCTCCGGCGGTTATGGAGGAAGAAGCATTTGCCTATCTTCAGGAGCACCTTCGCATATTATCCGGATTCTATGGAATCTTAAAGCCGTTTGACGGCGTCGTGCCCTATCGGCTGGAGATGCAGGCCAAGATGGGGAATCATAGACAGCGCCCTTCGCTTGGCTCGCTGTATGAATTCTGGGGCAGCGCATTGGCAGATGCGTTATTTGAAGAGGATCAATTCATTCTGAATCTTGCCTCAAAGGAATACAGCAAATGCATATCCAGATATCTGCGGCAGGATATCCGGTTTATTACCTGTGTCTTCGCAGAGGTGATCGGTGATAAGGTGGTTGAGAAGGGAACACTGGCGAAGATGGCCCGTGGAGAGATGGTCCGCTATCTGGCAAAGAACCAAGTAGAAGACATGGAAGGAATCAAGGGCTTCAACCGGCTGGGTTACCATTTTTCACAGGAATATTCTGATGTGGATACGCTGGTATTTATCTTGAAACAAGACAGAGATGCCGAGGCGCATTAAAAAGGAACTAGGCGGCATACGGATATGATAAACAGCAAGCAGGACATGCAGCGTCCACGCTGAAGTATTGGCTTCTGCCCTCTGATTCCGCGAATCCGATCAGATTGTCGATGGGCATGATATCTGCCTACGGCTCGTCAGTATGCGTTCAGTCCAAAGATTCATAGATGGCGTCAAGCCCTGTGATCCCATACTCGTTCAAGAGGCTTCGGATGCCATCCTGGATCTCGGCCCGGGAGTAGTCGGCTGCAGTCAGGAAATCATCCGAGTATTCATTGATGTGGGAATAGAAGGCAAGGCCCAGCATCAGATATTCCTTATCCTCAGGGTCAAGATCTTCGTACATCATATTTTCCGCGCTGTTGATCTTTCCGGCATCTGCAAGGGCGATGAGACGGGCAAAATGATCATTGCCGGTCATATTCCCTGTGAAATTAGCAAAGTCATACTGAAACTGCTGCCTGCCGGTGATCAGCTGCATCAGGAACCGTACGACATCCTGAATCATACGCATAATATAATCTTGCTCAAAATCCATAGAATCACCTCAATCCTTGCTTATTCATCTTCATCTTCATATTCCTGATCCAGCTTCGCCTGCCTTTTCTTCGTATATTCCCCGATAGCCGCAAGGGTCGCGAACATCAGGATAAATATAGAGATTGCAAAGATCAGGGCTGCATAGCCAGCGTGCGGGATGTCCCGGTATATAAGGGAAGCCAGGAACATCAGGCCGAATATGAGGGTTCCTATCAAGCTTGACAGCAGATAGTTCTTAAGACCGGGCTTAGAGCTATAGTTCCATAATCCTCTCTTCATACATCCGGCCAGGATTGTGACGCAGCCTGCCAGAAAGGCGACATTTTCCCCGATCAACGCTCTAAAAGGTACTTGGAAAAATAATGTTTTAGCCGAAATATCGGCCGCAAGGGCAAAGAACAGCACGTAGAAGCCTGCCCGTTCTATTTTTAATAATTCTAATTCCTGTCGTTCATCAACTATTTTCTTCATATTCATCCTCCTCCCAGAATAGGTCGTCTAATGTTACATGCAGAACCTTGCAGATGGCAATGCATAATTTTAATGATGGATTGAATTTCCCCGCCTCTATCATGCCGATTGTCTGACGCGTTACGTCTACTTTGGCGGCAAGCATCTCTTGGGACATATCGAGGCTTAGGCGGGCCATCTTCATTTTTTTATTCTTCATCCTTTCCCATGCCTCCTCTTGACTATAGAATAATCGGTTCCTTAAAGAATGTCAATTATATTTTACATATTGGTGAATATATTTTGCAATAGTACATTAAGGAAAAAAGAGGTATAATAGAAATTAATCTACTTAAGAAAGAAGGAAAATATTATGAAGAAGAGAAGGCTGGCCGCATGGCTGATGGTGCTGTGTCTCTGCGCGGCGGCGCTTGGAGGATGCGGTGCAAAGGAAGAGGACAAGAAGGCAGATACGGCCAAAGAAGAGCAAGCCAAGAAAGATGATAAAGCGAAATCCCAGACTCCGATCAAGGTAGGGGCGCTTAAGGGACCAACGGCTATGGGAATGGCGCAGATGCTGGACGATAACCAGTATGAGTTCACGATCTCGGTATCCCCGGATGAGATCGTGCCGATGATAGTCCAGGGACAAGTGGATATTGCCGCGGTTCCAGCGAATCTGGCAGCCGTCCTGTACCAGAAGACGCAGAAGCAGGTAAACGTGCTGGCAGTCAATACATTAGGCATTCTCTATCTGGTGGAAAATGGGAATAGCATCCAGTCGGTGGAAGACTTGAAGGGAAAGACGATCTATGCAAGCGGAAAAGGGGCGACGCCGGAGTACGCTCTTAACTCCGTGCTTACCGCGCATGGCATCGATCCTCTAAGCGATGTAACCATTGAGTACAAGTCCGAGCACGCGGAGGTGGTTGCGGCTCTGGCGGCAGACCCGACGGCAGTAGGACTTCTGCCCCAGCCATTCGTGACTACGGCGGTGATGAAGAACGACCAACTAAGGGTTGCCCTGGATCTGAACGAACTGTGGGAAAGCGGAACGGAAGATGGAAGCCGCCTGGTGACAGGCGTTGCGGTCATTCGCAAGGGATTCCTGGAAGAGCATCCAAAGGAAGTAAAGGCATTTATGGATGCCTACCGGAAGTCAGTGGATTTTGTCAATGAGGATACCCAGGCAGCGGCAGAGATCATCGGAAACCATGATATCATAGCCAAAGAAGTAGCAGTAAAGGCAATTCCGGAGTGCAGCATCGTATTCGTGGAAGGCAAAGAGATGAAGACCATGCTTTCCGGATATTTGAATACCTTGCTTGGGCAGAATCCGGAGACCGTCGGAGGTGCAGTACCGGATGATGACTTCTATTATGCAAGATAAGAAGAACATACATTCCAGAAGTTCCAGGATAACCGTCCGGATCATGGCGGTGGCTTTCTGGCTGCTGGTTTGGCAGATTGGCAGCATGTGGCTGGGCCAGGAGATTCTCCTGGCCTCGCCTGTATCCGTGGTCCGGAAGTTATCCGACCTGCTGGTGACGCAAGAATTCTGGAAGTCCGTCTGGTTCAGTTTTGGAAGGATTATAGGAGGATTCTTAAGCGCTCTGGCGATCGGGACCCTTCTGGCAATCCTGTCTTATCGCTTTGGGTGGGTGAAGATCCTGTTCCATCCGCTGGTAACCGCCGTGAAATCTACACCGGTAGCATCGTTCATCATCTTATGCCTGATATGGATACCCTCCAGGAATCTGGCGGTATTTATCTCGTTCTTGATCGTCTTTCCTGTGATTTATGCAAATCTGCTGGAAGGACTCCAGAGGACGGACGAACAACTGCTGGAAATGGCCGATGTATTTTCCATTGGGAAGGTAAAGCGGGCGCTGTATATCTATCTGCCCCAGGTGCTGCCTTATCTGCTGACTGCCTGCAGCCTTGGCCTCGGACTTTGCTGGAAGGCCGGGACGGCAGCGGAAGTGATTGGCGTGCCGGAAGGCTCTATTGGAGAGAAACTGTACCACGCCAAGATCTACCTGAATACGCCGGATCTGTTTGCCTGGACCCTGGTAATCATTACGATCAGCTTCTTGTTTGAAAAGTGCTTCCTGTGGGGATTGGGCAGAATTATCCAGTGGATAGAGAGGACATAGAATGATGGATATTATTGTAGACAATGTAAGCAAGTCTTACGGAGAGCAGGTGGTTCTTAAGAAGCTGACAGTCCGATTCCCGGAGGAAAAGATCTCCTGCATCATGGGCCCGTCCGGGTGCGGAAAGACTACGCTTATGCGGATTCTTCTTGGATTGGAACGTGCGGATGAAGGGCGGGTAGAAGGCGTACCTTACGGAAAGATAAGCGCCGTATTCCAGGAAGACAGGCTATGCGAGAATGTAAGCGCCATCCGGAATCTGAAACTTGTGTCAGAGAAAGACGAAGCGGAACTACGCCGCGAGATGGAGGCGCTACGGCTTGGGGAAGCATTTGGAAAGCCTGTGCGGGAACTGAGCGGAGGGATGAAGCGCAGGGTAGCGATCCTGCGGGCGCTTCTGGCGCCGTGCGGCTGCATCATGATGGATGAGCCGTTAAAGGGGCTGGATGAAGAGACGAAGATCGTTACTGCAGGCTATATCCGTAAGAATGCAAAAGAAAAGACCCTGATCGTCATCACGCATGACAGGCAGGATCTGGAACTTCTGGGGGCAGACAAATTGCTGACTCTTGCGTAGGGAGGAAGAAAAAGAGGAGTTAAAGGCAAGCGGATTTAAAAGCATTCCGGCGGAAGCGGGCGAACTGTACGTGCCGGAAAGAGGCGTCTCGGTATCCGAGAATAATAAGCCCATAGAAAGGAGGAAATTTATGGAAGATTATAAATGGAAAACAGCGGTCATTACCTTAAGCGACAAGGGCTACAGGGGAGAAAGAGAGGATAAAAGCGGTCCGCTGATCTGCGAGATGCTGCCGGAAGATTCCTACAGTATCGAGGAGACATTGCTGCTCCCGGATGAGCAGGAGATGATCGAGAAGGAACTGATCCGTCTGTGCGACGATTCCCATATGGATCTGATACTCACTACGGGGGGAACCGGATTTGCCCAGCGGGACTGTACGCCGGAAGCTACCTTGCATGTGGCTACGAGGAATGCGCAGGGAATTGCCGATGCCATGCGCTACTGCTCCCTTCAAGTCACTCCGCGCGCCATGCTAAGCCGGGGCGTATCGGTGATCCGGGGAAAGACGCTGATCATCAATCTTCCGGGCAGCACGAAGGCTGTTAGGGAAAATCTCTCATTCATCCTGTCCTCTTTGGAGCACGGGCTTGGCATCCTTACAGGAAGGGATGGAGAATGCGGAGGTGCATAGAATGAATGCAGGAAGAATAAGCAGGATTCAGGTATTTGAAGCGAAGAATATGCCGGGAAGGCAGGAAGCCGCTGTGCGTGTC carries:
- the thiC gene encoding phosphomethylpyrimidine synthase ThiC, which gives rise to MRNYATQMEAARKGIVTKELETVAKKERMTVEELMTLVASGKVAICANKNHACIDPEGVGSMLKTKINVNLGVSRDCKDYNVEMEKVMEAVNMGAHAIMDLSSHGDTVPFRRKLTHECPAMIGTVPVYDSVIHYQRDLDTLTARDFIDVIRLHAQDGVDFVTLHCGITRKTIEQVKKHKRKMNIVSRGGSLVFAWMCMTGEENPFYEYYDEILDICREYDVTISLGDACRPGCLADATDVCQIEELVRLGELTKRAWEKDVQVMVEGPGHMPMDQIAANMKVQQSICQGAPFYVLGPLVTDIAPGYDHITSAIGGAIAAASGAAFLCYVTPAEHLALPNVEDVKQGIIASKIAAHAADIAKGVRGAREIDDQMADARKALDWEAQWACSIDPETAKRIREERKPEHEDTCSMCGKFCAVRSMNKALAGEHIDIL
- a CDS encoding TfoX/Sxy family protein, with the translated sequence MGELSKLPNIGPKVEEQLQEVGITTYEQLKEMGSQQAWLKIKAIDDSACMHRLLALEGAIQGIRKSELSVEKRAELKEFYNAANLTFRSKKDSM
- a CDS encoding YjdF family protein; amino-acid sequence: MDKVLVTLTVFFEDPFWVGVVERIAEGSLSASKITFGAEPKDYEVWDILLRGYDRLRFSPAVETAVKEAKVNPKRRQKEARRQTEAAGIGTKSQQALKLQLEERKTERKSRSREKREAEQLRKFELRQQKKKEKHRGH
- the yaaA gene encoding peroxide stress protein YaaA, whose product is MLIIISPAKKMNVNTDVFPCQELPAFLDKTQELLDYMQSLDYSQCKTIWKCNDKIAELNYRRFSKMDLEKSLTPAILSYEGIQYQYMAPAVMEEEAFAYLQEHLRILSGFYGILKPFDGVVPYRLEMQAKMGNHRQRPSLGSLYEFWGSALADALFEEDQFILNLASKEYSKCISRYLRQDIRFITCVFAEVIGDKVVEKGTLAKMARGEMVRYLAKNQVEDMEGIKGFNRLGYHFSQEYSDVDTLVFILKQDRDAEAH
- a CDS encoding DUF6483 family protein, which codes for MDFEQDYIMRMIQDVVRFLMQLITGRQQFQYDFANFTGNMTGNDHFARLIALADAGKINSAENMMYEDLDPEDKEYLMLGLAFYSHINEYSDDFLTAADYSRAEIQDGIRSLLNEYGITGLDAIYESLD
- a CDS encoding DUF6773 family protein produces the protein MKKIVDERQELELLKIERAGFYVLFFALAADISAKTLFFQVPFRALIGENVAFLAGCVTILAGCMKRGLWNYSSKPGLKNYLLSSLIGTLIFGLMFLASLIYRDIPHAGYAALIFAISIFILMFATLAAIGEYTKKRQAKLDQEYEDEDE
- a CDS encoding helix-turn-helix transcriptional regulator, with product MKNKKMKMARLSLDMSQEMLAAKVDVTRQTIGMIEAGKFNPSLKLCIAICKVLHVTLDDLFWEEDEYEENS
- a CDS encoding ABC transporter substrate-binding protein yields the protein MKKRRLAAWLMVLCLCAAALGGCGAKEEDKKADTAKEEQAKKDDKAKSQTPIKVGALKGPTAMGMAQMLDDNQYEFTISVSPDEIVPMIVQGQVDIAAVPANLAAVLYQKTQKQVNVLAVNTLGILYLVENGNSIQSVEDLKGKTIYASGKGATPEYALNSVLTAHGIDPLSDVTIEYKSEHAEVVAALAADPTAVGLLPQPFVTTAVMKNDQLRVALDLNELWESGTEDGSRLVTGVAVIRKGFLEEHPKEVKAFMDAYRKSVDFVNEDTQAAAEIIGNHDIIAKEVAVKAIPECSIVFVEGKEMKTMLSGYLNTLLGQNPETVGGAVPDDDFYYAR
- a CDS encoding ABC transporter permease; protein product: MQDKKNIHSRSSRITVRIMAVAFWLLVWQIGSMWLGQEILLASPVSVVRKLSDLLVTQEFWKSVWFSFGRIIGGFLSALAIGTLLAILSYRFGWVKILFHPLVTAVKSTPVASFIILCLIWIPSRNLAVFISFLIVFPVIYANLLEGLQRTDEQLLEMADVFSIGKVKRALYIYLPQVLPYLLTACSLGLGLCWKAGTAAEVIGVPEGSIGEKLYHAKIYLNTPDLFAWTLVIITISFLFEKCFLWGLGRIIQWIERT
- a CDS encoding ATP-binding cassette domain-containing protein, which gives rise to MMDIIVDNVSKSYGEQVVLKKLTVRFPEEKISCIMGPSGCGKTTLMRILLGLERADEGRVEGVPYGKISAVFQEDRLCENVSAIRNLKLVSEKDEAELRREMEALRLGEAFGKPVRELSGGMKRRVAILRALLAPCGCIMMDEPLKGLDEETKIVTAGYIRKNAKEKTLIVITHDRQDLELLGADKLLTLA
- a CDS encoding MogA/MoaB family molybdenum cofactor biosynthesis protein, with translation MEDYKWKTAVITLSDKGYRGEREDKSGPLICEMLPEDSYSIEETLLLPDEQEMIEKELIRLCDDSHMDLILTTGGTGFAQRDCTPEATLHVATRNAQGIADAMRYCSLQVTPRAMLSRGVSVIRGKTLIINLPGSTKAVRENLSFILSSLEHGLGILTGRDGECGGA